In Paramisgurnus dabryanus chromosome 7, PD_genome_1.1, whole genome shotgun sequence, the following are encoded in one genomic region:
- the LOC135783209 gene encoding uncharacterized protein isoform X1, whose product MTEMDSENNKKESKRKKLAPDSGSRGIYIPLSEFTNLSLITNPKDTNIQKKNTKPKEEKRLVLIDGEPTFQNQDNDQNLSGKTSQVVQHDNETNNAALVFEILNKETIKGPAVQSTYRLDRKRCQKARDDTNLLSNIASQYEDLNQEKLKDLEELCRLYVQGDYSKAYIYTGPLYHTKKDITKKEKKKIEERSKNGKALPTYFFKIIILEKDNGERELKCYEIPNEGKGQGQEKQQEIQHQKQQETQQQQNKQEKQQNQQQKQQLKLQQKQDKQQQKQEKQQQQQKQQEKHPKQEKQHQNQEETQQQKNQQEKQQQKLQEKLQQKQEKQQQKLQQKLQQKQEKQQQKLQQKQEKQREKQKQLQLQQQQKLQQKQEKQKEKLQQEQQKQQEKLQEKQEKEQQKLQQKLQQKQEKQQQKLQQKQEKQQEKQQQKLQQKQEKEQQKQQQKEEKQQEKQHEKLQQKQQEKPQHQKKVTIKDIENELSKFSRDIHYIEEVSGLTFTEKNQEILRKREEVMAVNFREDDKDTMSNPTHKIVETVKIIPKQNTLHSEV is encoded by the coding sequence ATGACAGAAATGGATTcagaaaataacaaaaaagaatCGAAAAGAAAGAAATTAGCTCCAGATAGTGGTTCTCGTGGAATCTATATCCCTCTTTCTGAATTCACCAATCTATCACTAATCACTAATCCCAAAGACACCAAtatacagaaaaaaaacactaaGCCTAAAGAAGAAAAAAGGCTCGTACTTATAGACGGAGAACCCACATTTCAAAATCAGGATAATGATCAGAACTTGTCAGGGAAAACGTCTCAAGTTGTGCAGCACGACAATGAAACCAATAATGCTGCATTGGTGTTTGAGATACTCAACAAAGAAACTATAAAAGGGCCTGCTGTACAATCAACCTATCGTTTGGACCGCAAGCGGTGCCAGAAAGCAAGAGATGATACAAACCTCCTCAGCAACATCGCATCACAGTATGAAGACCTTAACCAGGAAAAATTAAAAGATTTGGAGGAACTCTGTCGACTATACGTTCAAGGCGATTATTCTAAAGCCTATATATACACTGGTCCACTTTACCATACTAAAAAAGACATAACAAAAAAGGAAAAGAAGAAAATAGAAGAGAGGTCAAAGAATGGGAAAGCTCTGCCAACTTATTTCTTTAAGATCATCATTCTGGAGAAGGATAATGGAGAACGCGAGCTTAAATGCTATGAGATACCCAATGAAGGAAAAGGACAAggacaagaaaaacaacaagaaATACAACACCAAAAACAAcaagaaacacaacaacaacaaaacaaacaagaaaaacaacaaaatcaacaacaaaaacaacaactaaaattacaacaaaaacaagacaaacaacaacaaaaacaagaaaaacaacaacaacaacaaaaacaacaagaaaaacacccaaaacaagaaaaacaacaccAAAACCAAgaagaaacacaacaacaaaaaaaccaacaagaaaaacaacaacaaaaactacAAGAAAAACTACaacaaaaacaagaaaaacaacaacaaaaactacAACAAAAACTACaacaaaaacaagaaaaacaacaacaaaaattacaacaaaaacaagaaaaacaacgagaaaaacaaaaacaactacaactacaacaacaacaaaaattacaacaaaaacaagaaaaacaaaaagaaaaactacaacaagaacaacaaaaacaacaagaaaaactacaagaaaaacaagaaaaagaACAACAAAAACTACAACAAAAACTACaacaaaaacaagaaaaacaacaacaaaaactacaacaaaaacaagaaaaacaacaagaaaaacaacaacaaaaactacaacaaaaacaagaaaaagaacaacaaaaacagcaacaaaaagaagaaaaacaacaagaaaaacaacatgaaaaactacaacaaaaacaacaagaaAAACCACAACATCAAAAAAAAGTTACAATAAAAGACATTGAAAATGAACTTAGCAAATTCAGTAGAGATATTCATTACATCGAAGAAGTCTCTGGACTGACGTTCACAGAAAAGAATCAAGAGATTCTGAGAAAAAGAGAGGAAGTAATGGCAGTGAACTTCAGAGAAGACGATAAAGACACCATGAGTAATCCAACACATAAAATAGTTGAAACAGTTAAAATAATCCCTAAACAAAATACATTACACAGTGAGGTGTAG